Part of the Mauremys reevesii isolate NIE-2019 linkage group 4, ASM1616193v1, whole genome shotgun sequence genome is shown below.
ccaTGCTAAATAAAGTTTCAAATGAAAAAGGGACATACACAGGAAGAGTCATTAGGCCCAAGACAGACAAGATTACTGGAGCACatggtaaaaaaataaataaataaatacattttcccAGGTATTTTTTCTTCCATGGCATAATTTTAAAGACAACCCTTAATACAAAAGTGTATTTCTCTTTTTACTGTTCAGCCATAAAACCAGGCATTACCAGAAAACCAATTGTTCCATGGTTGCTTAACATTCCTAGTAGGTCCTGAAACATGACCAGCATTCTATTGAAGACACTCATTTCCAGAGGCAGGAGGCCAAATCTAGAAGTTCTGGGCAGTGGCAGTATCATGAAGTATCATGAAGGCATCTTTCATCCATcttgtctaattttttttttttaaaaatcagttaaaaacacacacaatctAAGACGACAAAAAATATTTGCAATTATATTGTACTGGATATCTATCCTGGGTCAAACCACCACAAAGGTCCTGTGAACACAATCCTTTCAGTAGAGATACTGTACAAAAGGGAAACAAGAAATACCAAGAATCAATGTGTTTGTCCTGGCCAATATTAGAGTTTGCCTataaatatacagtaactccttacttaacgttatagttatgttcctgaaaaatgctactttaagtgaaatgatgttaagcaaatccaatttccccataagaattaatgtaaatggtatgtgtgtgtgtgttaggttccagggaaatttttttcgccagacaaaatacatacatatacagcataagttttaaataattttaaaacaatttaatactgtactcacCAATGATGACTGACGCCTGGTTGAGGGAGGGGCGTAGTGGGGTCGGGGCGCTCCGCCTGACCGGCGCTCCTGCCGGAGAGGGGGGTTGGGGCCATGGGGACTTATCTCATTCCACCATCCCAGCACTCCTGTCGGCTGGAATGCCGAGTGGTGGAATGGGGTAagcccacacaccccaaccccgctCTTGGCAGCAGTCCCAGGGCGGCCGGACCAACTGCGGGCCCCCCAcaactcccccgccccacacctcCAGCAGCACCCCCTCTTAAGATTCAATCAGAGGTATTTATGGTGCAAGTCATCAACAGGTCATGAGccatgattttttgtttcttgcttgtgacctgtccatgacttttattaaaaataccagtGATTAAATCCTAATCTTAATGACAACCAACAAGAGAAACATTTCTATTGCTAATATCCTGAAGCTATACAGAACTACACTTACTCCAGTTGCTCTTCTTTTCTTTCCAATTCCCTGGCTGTCATTCTGCTCAGTACCAGATGTACAGCTGCTGTCTGTAGCTGCATCTACACAGTTTGATCCTGCATGCACTGAAGCTCCATTTGAAGCCAAAATGTTTCCTTCCCCTGTGAGCTCCAATGCATTTTTGTTTTCAAGAAGTGGTATTCTACATTCTGGGCTCTCCTGATCTTGTTTTGTGGTAAATACTGTGAGGCTTGTAACATCAGAGGGAGTATGTAGGCTGTGTCTCCTTCCGTTGATAATAGTTTCAGTTATTTCAGACATGAATGGTGATGAGGGGAGAGAGGATGTCTCTTGTTTGAAGTCGGCCACATTATCAGCACTTGTTTTATATACAGGTGCTATAAAATGTGAATGGCAGGCTGGAATGATTTGCTTTTGCTCACTTTCCTTTGTTGTGGCTTGGTCACTGAAGAAGCCATAAACAGAAGCAGTCCTGTCCACAACACTGCTTTCGGAGAGGCTGCGTTTCCTAGCTGATCCAGATACTGCAATGGAAATCCCTTCCCATTGGAATCCTTCTAGGCTGGACAGCTCAGGTTCTTCACCCAAATCAAGACCTTCCTGTTCGTTCTGAACAAGGGGTACCATCTCTATGCcaaatctaaaaaacaaacaaaaaaacattgtAAAATGTATAAGAGCAGAAGACAGGCACTGAAAGAAATCTAGAAAAAAAGAACTATTTTAAATATATAGCCAGGTATACTCTGATGGACTAAAAGATGACAACACTAGTATTGTGCTGCCTTTTGTGTAATCTAAAAAGGAAGGACCGTAGCTACATAACTTCATTATTGAACTAGTGCTTAGCCATGACATTATTTTCAAACACAAAAGCAGGATTTTCATTAGCTCTAGGGTAAAGCAAAGGTCAATTTGGCCCTCTTAGTTTGATGTCAGAAACCTGTACAGAAGTTCTTGTCAGAGTTGTAATGCAGCATGCTACCCTCTTATACAGGGTAGATCTgaaacagaattttaaaacagATAAATAAACCTACTATAGTTTTCAGACACTCATTACAGAATTACCTGCTTCTAAGACTGAAGAGACAATAAGATGTTGCATTTACAAGACAGACTGAATATACTTGTCTTCACATTAAGTTTAAAGGCAGTTTCAATGTATATGACATTGAGAATCACTAtctagatatttttttaaatgtacaaattgctaataattaaaaaaaaaatagcattacTACAGCAAGGGATGCATTCAACTTGCCTGTGATGATGTAAGTACTTCTCAGTATTTGATCTCATGCAAATAAAAATCAAGTAATGGTCTTGCAATATATTTAAAGTATTGTTCATATTATACCTATACATGTTTGTAGTAAACAGAACTTTAAAATACAACCTAATGTTACCAGTGTCATATGTATTGAATTGTTAGTCACAAACTATGATCAGAATCAACTTCTTGCTTGAAGTAGCAGgaaagtgtgtgcatgtgtgtcttTATAGACAGACAGATAAATATGGTATGGTAGAATTCATCTCTGCAGTTCTTCAAATGCTAGTCTTTAGAGTCTTGTGACTCAGATATGACAAGATCCATGTTTGAAAGTTAaaaggttacaaaccttggtaaACCCTTGCCAAGCTCCTGTTTCTTCTTTGTTACTTGCTGAATGACCTGTTCCCAGTTTATGTTTCTTCGGGATGCACTAAGAATCTGCCTCAGGGTTGGTTTAAGTCCAGACTCCTTCTCAGTCTCATTCTTTCGATGACCACTAACATTTCGAATACGCCGTGCATTGTTGAGGTTGGGCTCAGGAAGATGTGCCCCAATTTTACTCTTCAAACTGATATGTCGTGTCAGATCTCTTTGGAGGGAAGCAGGGAGGCCAAGTTTACTTAATTCAGGAAGAAGAGGGCCTGAAGGTTGGCCACCACCTCCTTTTTGCAGTTCATGATCTAAACTGTCTTCAAAGCCTTCCATATCAAAATGATGATTTGATTTGATAGGATCTTCACCTTtcccttcctgagaggttttcaACTCATCACTTAAATTGTTTTGAAGGCTTGATGGGTTCACTGACTCCATTTGAAATTCAGAATCTTTTTGCTTCTCAGTTACAATACTTGAATTGGGAACTTTGCCTGATGCTTCTGTGTCACCTTCCTTTCTGGTAGTAGCATATTCACACTCCTGAGGGTCACACGGTGAACAATTATTAATAAAAGGACGTAGCTTTTCGACCCTTGCTTCAGCCTTTTCACACTCTTCACTTACATCCTCTAATGTACCAACTCTAGGCTCATTAGTCTTTGAAGAACCTTTCCTGGGTTCCTCTATATTCCGACCACCATTTAGATCACTCTCTGTATCTCTGTATGAACTTAAGTAAGGATTTTGCAGAGAAAGATTGGATTGCAACTCTTCTTTGGCTTTTTGTAGTTCTTCACTTAGGCTATCAATAGGCTGTCTCTGATTTCTGTCAAGCATATCTCTGCTACCTCTTAAGCTACAAGCACTGCGCAACTTGGATACATAAGAAGAGGACCGGTTAGTTTCTAAGTTTAGTGCATTCGAATGGTTCTGGAGTTCTCCAGGGGATGATGATAATAGAAGCTTGACATTTTTCAAGAGATTCTTTGGGTCTTGCTTTTGGGAAGATAACTTCGTGTCTGGAATAACCAGGAGTGAGGATTTCAGTGATGGCATCCTGTTACTTCTGCCCTCCTCTTGGTCAGATCTTCCTCCACTGGGGCAGTCCGCATTCACCTTGCAAGATTCAAGTTGGTCAGCAGTGGCCTTGTAACAGGgctggtttaaaaaggtctcttcCCACGTTATCAGTTTTGGGAGGCTTGTTGTATCTATTTCAAGATCCATCCCTTTCATGGGTGTCTTGAGAAAAGGTACAGATACAGAATCTTTTTTCTCTGAAGTTTTAGGAACATTTTCTTCAGACCATGGCTGCTGGTCTGTAGCTTtctgggaggggtaaggagtccAGCGATGAATTTTATCTTTGGAAGTGCTGCCACTCTTTCCATTCATCTTGGACATTTTACTCTCTGGTTGTTCAGAAATACTGAAATCCAGTGCCCCCACTGGAGGGAGTTTATCACTAGTAAAATCCAATTGGTCATTCGCCTGCCACTGCCGTGTATACCTTTCCTGATTATATTGAATGGGGGTTTTTTTCCATGCAACACTCCCAAATTCTGTGTGGGGACTAGAATTTCCAGTCCTATTTCTTCCCAGTGGATGTGCGTCCCCTGTACCACCAACATTCCAGCCATTTGCACCCTGAAGACTGAATTTCCAGTTTCTTGGTGAGTTTTTAGAATTCCAAATAGAAAAGTCACCTGTTCCTTCAGAATGCCAGTTGGGATTTCTTCCTTTGACATCTTGATACCATTTTGACATTTCTCCTCCTGCATTTGGATGCCAAACACCTCCAGAATTCCCATGGTTATCATGTTGACCCGAAAGGCCTGCAGAACCATTTTGATGCCATCCTGCGCATCCCCTGGGATCACTGAGGTGCCGGTCTGCATTAGGGTTCTTTATAGAATGTGGGAATTTGCCTTGCCTTGGATTCATAAAGCCCTCATTTTCCCATTTCCAGTCCCTCTGAGATGGGCCATGATGGTGCCACAAGGATGGATCATAAGTTTCTCTGTCTTTATAAACAGCTCTTTCTTCTCGCCTTCTCTGTGGTCTCCTATCATTGGGTTCTATTTCTTGGTTTCTACAGCAAGCTTCAACTTGCCTAGAAAACATAAGGAAATATGTCTGTTCAGTGACTGAAAAGTATATCCCAATCTATTCCAGTTTTGTAAAAGAGGTAACAAGCCTCAAACTATTCAAAATGATCTAAAAATCTGCCAGAATAAATATATACACACTAAGCCTTAGATGTAAAGCAGGCTGGTAGGTAACAATACCACGACATAGGATAGCAAGTTCAGGTTGTTTTGGCAGGACACTGGTTTCCCAAACTACTAACATCTGGAAATGGCTATGCACTTTGCCTCCGGGGCAGAAAACCTATAATTCTTACTGCTTTCCTAATCCATTCTAGCAATGATGTCTGCTTCAGACAGCCAACTTCTGTTATTTTTTCCACAAAGCCTGCATAGAGTGAAATCACTGACAATACCTCTCCAAAAAGCCCTTGCACCTCTATTGGGTAcagttaaaaaacaaagcaaacaagcaaaacaaacaaacaaaaacattttaagttAATACCAGATGTGAAAAGTGGCGAAATAAATCAGTATTTTAAGTGTCATCAAGTTATACCATgaccaaaaaaaagtttcattcacATAAGGCCCCTCCAAACAGTCAGTTATCATGCCGTCATTTGGACCATttacttatttgtattacaacaTCACCTACATGCTCCAACCAAGATTAGGGTCACACTGTACTAGGCACAGTATAAACATGTAAGATTTTAAGCACTTCAGGGAAGGGACaaaggaagagggggaaaaaagatgcAGCATGGCCTCTGATTTTGGTTTAGGCCTCTAggggctactgtaatacaaatacaagGCATGCAATGGTTAGCAAGTGTCAGGTTACTTTCATTTTTTGGGGGACTGTGAGGTGTATTTTTCCCATATGTAAATGTACACAAATTTGATGTATTGTGGTATAGATATGGGTTGAGGAAGAAATGCAGAAAGTGATGAGTTAACAAGAAGAAAGGAAGCTATAAACGCACTGAGGGGAGGTCAAATGGGACGCTTTCTCCGGCATTTCAAGAGTCACAATTAATAGGCAGAAAACGTTGTAATAAGAATTTGGTAGGTTACAAAAATAGCTAACCAATACTTAGCAAAGTTGCTTGCAGAAAAGATGACATAAGATAGACAACTTCTTCCTTTCAAGTCTCATTACATGGCTGTCTCAATCTGTACTGTACAATTTAATCTGTAATTAATTTGATTTGTTATCTTTTGGGGTCAGATTGGGGAAAATGAGATGGCACTCTCCAAATCTTCACCCTTTGGTGGAACCAAAAACAAGATAGCACTCAGATTGCCCAGTTCATAAACACGATTATACCTCTCTCATGTACTCTGATCAGCAGTGACATATTTTATAATGCAGCCATTTAAATCATCATCAGGTTTCATGGTCAAAACACCTCTGAAATAAATGGGGCCAACGGATATGTATCAGGATTATTGTTTCATGATGTTTTCATCATTTAGCTTTCAAAACATGAACAGTGTTTCTTTGTAACCTGAAGAGCTACAAACTTAATTTTCTATTTAAAGCGTAAAGTACTAGATTAAACATCCATGATCTGCACCAATCTGATTCCTAATTCTCTTAAACTGGCATCAAACAGCATCCTAGCATATTATGTTATTTGCAATGAAAAAGCTACTCTAAATGCATCAAATGGAAATTATTAATTTAGTTGCTACGTTCCATTTCTCTCTCTACTGGCTCTCTCCAAGCTTGGAGAGCAAACATGCTGTGGAAGGCTGCATAATGTTCTCTTATTCAAAACTCAGCTTCCAGGTTGGTAAAATACATATTTGCTTTTCCATTCCCATGAAACGAAAGCTGATATTTTTAATTTAGCTTTGTAAAACTGTCACGAACATTTGTCAGGTTAAGTGCAAGATCCTCTCCCCACACTTAACATTACATCCCAAAATTGCTTCATctgttggaggggtgggggtgggggggggcgcgtTACTTGCCCTTGGCAAGCAGAATTTTACAAAGCTGCTTTAAATTTTTAACCAAAGTATTGTAATTAAGCTTTTTCCTTGCACTTCCAATTACATCATTCCATCACCCATGGGATGTTTTTACTCCATTCCAGAAGAATGACTAAGCAATGACTTTCACTTTAATTAAGGGAAGTCTACAAAGTGAAAATGAGACAATACTTCTTTCAATTTGCCAGTGATTGGACTGTAAAAAAAGTTAAGACCAAAAGACAAGATATTTCCtattgtacaagctctttccccAACCCATGTGTCTCAAAGTGTGACTGAGCAATTTATTTGAGTAGAATATTGGTAAATGAATTCTCTCCCTACCTGGCAATCACGATCTTTTTAATGAAGATTATATATCCTGTAAGTGCAAGGTATTACTGTTAGGATGAACTGGTAAAGATTAGAAGGAAAGTTAGGCTGAGGAAAGCAGTTATTCAAATTGCTGGAGAAAACAACAACAAGACTCTTTCTTGATTTTTAGAGTTCCTGTAGGACAGTTAGGTATTAAAGACCTAAGCCGGCTTGGTTTCAGACATGAGACAAAAACATTTTGTCTAGTTCTGAAATGAGACCTCAGCCTGTCCTTGAAATATGCAATAAGAGGCCTAGAAAGAGACTTTCTCTTGAGCACATAGCTATTGCCCTTTGGTAGTCTGCTAGCAGGCAGATATAAACGAAGATTATATTTGGTCTTGGCAGGATATCAAGAACAAAGTAGATCTATAACACATGCATTCAAAGATAAATGCTGCCTTAATGCTAGTGGTGTAGTTCTCAAGGTCAGCAATCTGAACACTAGGACTATTTATCCTGCAAAAATGGAACTTAAGTGAAAGACCCTTGTTAACTGGCCTAAGAGAGAATAGATCCTTGTAGGTCACAGGAAGGGCAGGACGGGGGAAGTTTCATATCACAACATTTGCCTCTACAACACCTGGCTGTGGATAAATTGAGAACTTTACATTCCATCTCCCTTTTTTAAGCTTTCAGCATGCATTAAAGTGACTTCTGCCTCCTGTGAAATGGATGTGAAATTGTCGTATGGATTACTGCATAAGGAAAAGTGAGCTCTAATATAAGAAGCCAGGACAGGAATGGTGTCTAAATAATAGCATCTTTGAGTCAAATAGCTGATAACTACATTCTGTTTGGAGGGAAATAAGTTAATGATGTACACAACAAAATTACCACTCCCCACCTACCCAGTGCTCCTCTTACTCCCGACCTACTTCCAACAGGGAAATTTTAAAAGAATTTAAGTGGGCAAAGAACACTAAATGCAGAAGACCCCATTCCTGTGGCCAGTGTATCCAAGGAATGTAATAACTCAAAAACAATGCTGAGCATCATAGCACAAAAGTGAGTACCAGGCATCACAGTTACTAGAATGAAGGGACCAGTGGAAAGTCTAAAAACCTTCATAGTCCTGGCTGGTATCCAAAGAGTCGAGACTGGGCAGGCAATGACCTCATTTTTATGGTCTCTTGGTCAGGTCAAAGGAGAGCTCAAACTTATTGCACATGACGGTTGGGGTCCCCAgccataaaataaaattaaaaaaggaaaaacctATGCCCCCCCCCATAGCGTTACAGTAACATGTTCTTACTCTTTAAACTGTAtattataaaattaacatggcactaGCAATGCACACTCACAAAAGTGTCAGATGCAGGCTAAATGCTGAAACAGAAATCTTATACACTATGTAGCATAACTTTACCCATTCACACCGAGCAGTAATGTTTAGCTAATGCTGAACAAAAAAGCATTTAATTTAAGACTTCAGTGCATTTCAGGATGACTTTTAGATTGTTACCCAAAATAAGAGATTCTAATTCATTTTAGAGATAATAAATAAGAACTGTAAAATAAAAGTATCAAGTTATACCCAACAAAAGTTTGCGAGAGGGTAATTTTGTAGGGCAAGGAAGTGATAACTAATACTGCTGCTAGAATTATTGGAACATTTTATTCAACTGTATGCTTATGAGAATATAAAATATTTGCACAGAGATGTTGAATGCTCTTGCATCCATAAGAAGCACACAAGGAATTCCAGTTCAAGGCCTTGTGATGCTACAAGTGAAACTGTTTCATCTTTGCTGTGGACTAGGCTGAGCTTTATTTTCCAAGCACTGCAGTAAACCTCACAACTATCAGTACTGAAAATGATAAATGAAATGTTTGAGTTTAGACACACAAGTTGCATCCTACAGGTAGTTACCGTAAACGGGTCGTATGATCAGAATACTGGTTGCATGCAGACTGCACTTCAAACATACTTCTATCTTGGCAGCATTTCTCCACACCCAGAACAGCTTTAAAGGAATTCTTAAGAGAAGAAGAATACTTACCGGTTCTGTTCCTTCCTTTGTTTGATTAGTTGAATTAGTTCCTTGTCAAAGTACTCTTCATCAGCCTCTTCTTTCCCTTCGTCTTCCTCTCTGTCGTGGGCATCGATACTGTCTTTGTGCAGCTGGCTGGAGATGTGCTTGGCATATGCTGACAAGCCCACCACTGTCACCCTGCACACCTGGCACTTGTGATTGCTGTCCctggggaaagagggagaggaTGGACATTCAATCCTTCCCACAGGCATGGTAGACAACTCAGATCTTACTCTGTTTCCTCTGAATATGCCAGTTTTCTTAACCAATTGCTGGTGCACTAGGCACTATAATTTTGCTCAATACACTAAAACTGTTCGAATTttctggcttttctttttttcctataGCAATTTTCCCCAACTTCTGGGGCTTTTTGTGATCAatttttagagatttttttcCAACAATCAAGA
Proteins encoded:
- the ZNF106 gene encoding zinc finger protein 106 isoform X2, with amino-acid sequence MARERKCILCHIVYSSKKEMDEHMRSMLHHRELENLKGRDSNHKCQVCRVTVVGLSAYAKHISSQLHKDSIDAHDREEDEGKEEADEEYFDKELIQLIKQRKEQNRQVEACCRNQEIEPNDRRPQRRREERAVYKDRETYDPSLWHHHGPSQRDWKWENEGFMNPRQGKFPHSIKNPNADRHLSDPRGCAGWHQNGSAGLSGQHDNHGNSGGVWHPNAGGEMSKWYQDVKGRNPNWHSEGTGDFSIWNSKNSPRNWKFSLQGANGWNVGGTGDAHPLGRNRTGNSSPHTEFGSVAWKKTPIQYNQERYTRQWQANDQLDFTSDKLPPVGALDFSISEQPESKMSKMNGKSGSTSKDKIHRWTPYPSQKATDQQPWSEENVPKTSEKKDSVSVPFLKTPMKGMDLEIDTTSLPKLITWEETFLNQPCYKATADQLESCKVNADCPSGGRSDQEEGRSNRMPSLKSSLLVIPDTKLSSQKQDPKNLLKNVKLLLSSSPGELQNHSNALNLETNRSSSYVSKLRSACSLRGSRDMLDRNQRQPIDSLSEELQKAKEELQSNLSLQNPYLSSYRDTESDLNGGRNIEEPRKGSSKTNEPRVGTLEDVSEECEKAEARVEKLRPFINNCSPCDPQECEYATTRKEGDTEASGKVPNSSIVTEKQKDSEFQMESVNPSSLQNNLSDELKTSQEGKGEDPIKSNHHFDMEGFEDSLDHELQKGGGGQPSGPLLPELSKLGLPASLQRDLTRHISLKSKIGAHLPEPNLNNARRIRNVSGHRKNETEKESGLKPTLRQILSASRRNINWEQVIQQVTKKKQELGKGLPRFGIEMVPLVQNEQEGLDLGEEPELSSLEGFQWEGISIAVSGSARKRSLSESSVVDRTASVYGFFSDQATTKESEQKQIIPACHSHFIAPVYKTSADNVADFKQETSSLPSSPFMSEITETIINGRRHSLHTPSDVTSLTVFTTKQDQESPECRIPLLENKNALELTGEGNILASNGASVHAGSNCVDAATDSSCTSGTEQNDSQGIGKKRRATGEGSSPEIPSLETKNKRRKIKGKKERSQVDQLLSISLREEELNKSLHCVDDRLLQARAALQAAYVEVQRFLVLKQQITMEMSALRSQRIQILQGLQETYEPPERSEQLTCSISDERRISRSVTTADLALPPSGHFFPLLETSSCLSSHTSPSGTPLGSSLRVSTPPVFQTPSTITASTVPDSSMQIKQEPMSPEYGEESVNTVLHGSVCTAQAELQQRDDISQKTSVYPVISAIMSLSELTTCFQQTNQDVHKPATDKGQTILSGNPSPSQSPSTLNKHKGAIETLTEITLPEQRSSSLANQSLSLETPLDKDPKLPAEQPEHPAESTLVSAENKGKKRRKKLRKKKTLRAAHVPENSDTEQDVIDSKPVRKVKSGKVPTGGKVTTSTLPRQEDRGTHEVDRNKDDNESDASLELVETANPQLEVVAINSSESGDEKPDSPSKRDTMKSSEQTLMEASRSGYDEVSSTSEIGTNYRDGINGSMAETLPSISPMRCSKNSSEVSSEPGEDEEPTEGSFEGHQAAVNAIQIFGSVLYTCSADKTVRAYNLVNRKCVGVFEGHTSKVNCLLVTQTNGKNAALYTGSSDHTINCYNIKTRECMEQFKLEDRVLCLHSRWRILYAGLANGSVVTFTIKNNKQIDTFECHGPRAVSCLATAQEGARKLLVVGSYDCTISVRDARNGLLLRTLEGHSKTILCMKVVNDLVFSGSSDQSVHAHNIHTGELVRIYKGHNHAVTVVNILGKVMVTACLDKFVRVYELQSHDRLQVYGGHTDMIMCMTIHKSMIYTGCYDGSVQAVRLNLMQNYRCWWHGCSLIFGVVDHLKQHLLTDHTNPHFQTLKCRWKNCDAFFTSRKGSKQDAAGHIERHATDDSRIDS
- the ZNF106 gene encoding zinc finger protein 106 isoform X1, translating into MARERKCILCHIVYSSKKEMDEHMRSMLHHRELENLKGRDSNHKCQVCRVTVVGLSAYAKHISSQLHKDSIDAHDREEDEGKEEADEEYFDKELIQLIKQRKEQNRQVEACCRNQEIEPNDRRPQRRREERAVYKDRETYDPSLWHHHGPSQRDWKWENEGFMNPRQGKFPHSIKNPNADRHLSDPRGCAGWHQNGSAGLSGQHDNHGNSGGVWHPNAGGEMSKWYQDVKGRNPNWHSEGTGDFSIWNSKNSPRNWKFSLQGANGWNVGGTGDAHPLGRNRTGNSSPHTEFGSVAWKKTPIQYNQERYTRQWQANDQLDFTSDKLPPVGALDFSISEQPESKMSKMNGKSGSTSKDKIHRWTPYPSQKATDQQPWSEENVPKTSEKKDSVSVPFLKTPMKGMDLEIDTTSLPKLITWEETFLNQPCYKATADQLESCKVNADCPSGGRSDQEEGRSNRMPSLKSSLLVIPDTKLSSQKQDPKNLLKNVKLLLSSSPGELQNHSNALNLETNRSSSYVSKLRSACSLRGSRDMLDRNQRQPIDSLSEELQKAKEELQSNLSLQNPYLSSYRDTESDLNGGRNIEEPRKGSSKTNEPRVGTLEDVSEECEKAEARVEKLRPFINNCSPCDPQECEYATTRKEGDTEASGKVPNSSIVTEKQKDSEFQMESVNPSSLQNNLSDELKTSQEGKGEDPIKSNHHFDMEGFEDSLDHELQKGGGGQPSGPLLPELSKLGLPASLQRDLTRHISLKSKIGAHLPEPNLNNARRIRNVSGHRKNETEKESGLKPTLRQILSASRRNINWEQVIQQVTKKKQELGKGLPRFGIEMVPLVQNEQEGLDLGEEPELSSLEGFQWEGISIAVSGSARKRSLSESSVVDRTASVYGFFSDQATTKESEQKQIIPACHSHFIAPVYKTSADNVADFKQETSSLPSSPFMSEITETIINGRRHSLHTPSDVTSLTVFTTKQDQESPECRIPLLENKNALELTGEGNILASNGASVHAGSNCVDAATDSSCTSGTEQNDSQGIGKKRRATGEGSSPEIPSLETKNKRRKIKGKKERSQVDQLLSISLREEELNKSLHCVDDRLLQARAALQAAYVEVQRFLVLKQQITMEMSALRSQRIQILQGLQETYEPPERSEQLTCSISDERRISRSVTTADLALPPSGHFFPLLETSSCLSSHTSPSGTPLGSSLRVSTPPVFQTPSTITASTVPDSSMQIKQEPMSPEYGEESVNTVLHGSVCTAQAELQQRDVDISQKTSVYPVISAIMSLSELTTCFQQTNQDVHKPATDKGQTILSGNPSPSQSPSTLNKHKGAIETLTEITLPEQRSSSLANQSLSLETPLDKDPKLPAEQPEHPAESTLVSAENKGKKRRKKLRKKKTLRAAHVPENSDTEQDVIDSKPVRKVKSGKVPTGGKVTTSTLPRQEDRGTHEVDRNKDDNESDASLELVETANPQLEVVAINSSESGDEKPDSPSKRDTMKSSEQTLMEASRSGYDEVSSTSEIGTNYRDGINGSMAETLPSISPMRCSKNSSEVSSEPGEDEEPTEGSFEGHQAAVNAIQIFGSVLYTCSADKTVRAYNLVNRKCVGVFEGHTSKVNCLLVTQTNGKNAALYTGSSDHTINCYNIKTRECMEQFKLEDRVLCLHSRWRILYAGLANGSVVTFTIKNNKQIDTFECHGPRAVSCLATAQEGARKLLVVGSYDCTISVRDARNGLLLRTLEGHSKTILCMKVVNDLVFSGSSDQSVHAHNIHTGELVRIYKGHNHAVTVVNILGKVMVTACLDKFVRVYELQSHDRLQVYGGHTDMIMCMTIHKSMIYTGCYDGSVQAVRLNLMQNYRCWWHGCSLIFGVVDHLKQHLLTDHTNPHFQTLKCRWKNCDAFFTSRKGSKQDAAGHIERHATDDSRIDS